From the genome of Populus alba chromosome 10, ASM523922v2, whole genome shotgun sequence, one region includes:
- the LOC118046897 gene encoding uncharacterized protein: protein MGKIGTRLPGFCLNRIRPHVRVRSPPIQAKANLNSTKNDQKTENPENVGLGEEKSGKSELEKPVELLGRKIMIVVDSSIEAKGALQWALSHTVQSQDLVVLLHVTKASSKQATGEEPRKDRAPRACELVNSLKNMCKLKRPEIQIEIAVVEGKEKGPLIVEEAKKQGAALLVLGQKKRSMTWRLIMMWASNKVTGGVVEYCIQNADCMAIAVRRKSKKHGGYLITTKRHKDFWLLA, encoded by the exons ATGGGCAAGATAGGCACAAGACTACCAGGTTTCTGTCTAAACAGGATTAGGCCTCATGTTAGAGTCCGTTCACCACCTATACAAGCCAAGGCTAACTTGAATTCTACTAAAAATGATCAAAAGACTGAGAATCCTGAGAATGTCGGCCTTGGAGAAGAGAAGTCCGGGAAGTCGGAGCTGGAAAAACCCGTGGAGTTACTTGGTAGGAAAATCATGATTGTGGTTGATTCAAGTATTGAAGCTAAGGGAGCTCTGCAATGGGCACTCTCTCACACTGTTCAAAGCCAGGATcttgttgttcttcttcatGTAACCAAAGCATCATCTAAACAAG CCACAGGGGAAGAGCCCCGGAAGGATAGAGCTCCTAGGGCTTGCGAGCTTGTAAACTCTCTGAAAAATATGTGTAAGTTGAAGAGACCTGAG ATACAAATTGAGATTGCAGTggtggaaggaaaagagaaaggtCCATTGATAGTGGAGGAGGCCAAGAAACAAGGGGCGGCGCTTCTAGTTCTGGGGCAGAAAAAGAGGTCCATGACATGGCGGCTGATCATGATGTGGGCAAGCAATAAAGTCACTGGTGGTGTGGTGGAATACTGTATCCAGAATGCCGACTGCATGGCAATAGCTGTGAGGAGGAAAAGCAAAAAACATGGAGGTTACTTGATCACCACCAAGCGTCACAAAGATTTCTGGCTCTTAGCTTGA
- the LOC118046640 gene encoding uncharacterized protein isoform X2, producing MAKTSKRSRSSSSSSSNAKSKKKKKNSRTAPNSVAMKVSAASKDNNNSSNPFETIWSRRKFDILGKKRKGEELRIGLSRCRAIEKRKKTLLKEYEESGKSSVFLDKRIGEQNEQLGEFDKAIIRSQRERQLKNKKSKYNLSDGEEDDDFGIPNLGPLSGLDDFEDEILSDDDGDGADADGTRKKPAITRQLNAHGLPQDAVDGEENKPKTKKEVMQEVILKSKFFKAQKAKDKEENEQLMEELDKSFTSLVQSQALSSLTEPGKMNALKALVNKDIPNEHVKKDELPVIQKPETFKQKEQPDSYDKLVYEMAIDSRARPSDRTKTPEEIAQKERERLEQLEEDRKKRMLVADDSSDEENNDVEKLPRSISGDDLGDSFSLYEEPGTTKGWVDEILARKEADDSDNEDDDSSEESASANDDGDDEGSGEDDTDGGDDEHDKSTSLKDWEQSDDDNLGTDLEEDEEHGSHDDDGGEIEPISHKKPKKTEPVEPRKGDEKSLDGKKKKANREQHSTQPDIPHIIEAPKSFEEFCAILENCSNENVILVVDRIRKSNAIQLAAENRKKIQVFYGVLLQYFAVLANKKPLNIELLNFLVKPLMEMSVEIPYFSAICARQRILRTRAQFCEALKNTENSCWPSMKTLSLLRLWSMIFPCSDFRHVVMTPVILLMSEYLMRCPILSGRDIAIGSFLCSMVLSITKQSQKFCPEAIMFLRTLLMATTERKPSSYQESQFYHLMELKELKPLLHIHDHVNEIRPLNFLMVMDMQEDTSFFSSDDFRVGVLVNMVETLQGFVDIYKELNSFPEIFLPISMLLLEVAQQENMPATLQDKFKDVAELINKKANEHHMTRKPLQMQKKKPVPIKLVAPKFEENFVKGRDYDPDRERVERRKLKKLVKREAKGAARELRKDNYFLFEVKEKDKALLEGERAENYGKARAFLQEQEHAFKSGQLGKGKGRKRRR from the exons aTGGCAAAGACATCaaaaagaagcagaagcagcagcagcagcagcagcaatgcaaaatccaagaagaagaagaagaacagcaGAACAGCCCCAAATTCCGTTGCCATGAAAGTGAGCGCTGCATCCAAAGACAACAATAACAGCAGCAACCCTTTTGAGACAATTTGGTCCCGCCGCAAATTCGACATCCTCGGAAAGAAACGCAAAGGAGAAGAGCTCCGTATTGGGCTCTCCCGGTGCCGCGCCAttgaaaagaggaagaagactTTGTTAAAAGAGTATGAAGAGAGCGGCAAGTCTTCTGTCTTCTTGGACAAGAGAATTGGAGAGCAAAATGAACAGCTTGGAGAGTTTGATAAAGCTATCATCCGCTCCCAGCGCGAGCGCCAg ttgAAAAACAAGAAGAGCAAGTATAATTTATCagatggagaagaagatgatgattttgGAATTCCGAATCTTGGTCCACTTTCGGGACTAGATGATTTCGAGGATGAAATCTTGTCTGATGATGATGGAGATGGTGCTGACGCAGATGGAACAAGAa aGAAACCAGCCATCACAAGGCAACTTAATGCTCATGGCTTGCCGCAGGATGCAGTGGATGGGGAGGAAAAT AAACCCAAAACTAAGAAGGAAGTAATGCAGGAGGTTATTCTGAAGAGCAAGTTTTTCaag GCTCAAAAAGCTAAAGATaaggaagaaaatgaacaaTTGATGGAAGAATTGGATAAAAGCTTCACATCTTTGGTGCAGTCTCAAGCCTTGTCTTCCTTGACAGAACCAGGCAAGATGAATGCCTTGAAGGCCCTTGTCAATAAGGACATTCCTAATGAGCATGTAAAGAAGGATGAGTTACCAGTTATTCAAAAACCTGAAACTTTCAagcag AAGGAACAACCTGATTCTTATGACAAACTCGTTTACGAGATGGCGATAGATTCACGTGCACGGCCATCGGACAGGACAAAGACACCAGAAGAAATTGCCCAGAAGGAGAGAGAACGACTAGAGCAACTAGAG GAAGATCGTAAGAAACGAATGCTTGTTGCTGATGACTCCAGTGATGAAGAGAATAATGATGTTGAGAAGCTGCCAAGGTCAATATCTGGTGATGATCTTGGTgattccttttctctttatgAAGAGCCTGGGACTACAAAGGGCTGGGTTGATGAGATTCTTGCAAGAAAGGAGGCAGATGACTCTgacaatgaagatgatgattctTCTGAGGAGTCTGCAAGCGccaatgatgatggtgatgatgaaggATCTGGTGAAGACGATACtgatggtggtgatgatgaACATGATAAGTCTACATCTTTGAAGGATTGGGAGCAGAGTGATGATGACAATCTTGGCACAGATTTGGAAGAGGACGAAGAACATGGTTCTCATGATGATGATGGAGGAGAAATAGAGCCAATAAGCCACAAAAAGCCAAAGAAAACTGAACCTGTCGAGCCTAGGAAAGGGGATGAAAAATCTCtggatggaaagaaaaaaaaagcaaatcgtGAACAACATTCAACCCAACCAGACATTCCGCATATAATTGAAGCCCCGAAGAGCTTTGAAGAATTTTGTGCAATATTGGAGAATTGTTCCAATGAAAATGTTATTCTGGTAGTTGATCGAATTCGGAAAAGCAATGCAATACAGCTTGCAGCAGAAAATCGGAAGAAAATTCAA GTATTTTATGGTGTGCTATTACAGTATTTTGCTGTCTTAGCAAATAAAAAGCCCTTGAATATTGAGTTATTGAATTTTCTGGTCAAGCCACTGATGGAGATGAGTGTGGAGATTCCATACTTTTCTGCAATATGTGCTCGTCAGCGAATCTTACGAACTCGTGCACAATTTTGTGAGGCTCTAAAGAATACAG AGAATAGTTGCTGGCCTTCTATGAAAACGCTCTCTCTCTTGAGGTTGTGGTCCATGATCTTTCCTTGCTCTGACTTTCGGCATGTTGTCATGACCCCAGTAATACTGTTGATGTCTGAATATCTGATGCGCTGTCCCATCTTGTCGGGGCGTGATATTGCAATTGGTTCTTTCTTATGTTCCATGGTTCTCTCT ATCACTAAACAATCTCAGAAGTTCTGTCCTGAAGCCATAATGTTTCTCCGAACTTTGCTGATGGCAACTACAGAAAGAAAACCATCTTCTTATCAGGAATCTCAG TTTTATCATCTTATGGAACTAAAAGAACTCAAGCCCTTGCTGCATATTCATGATCATGTAAACGAGATTCGTCCACTGAATTTCCTCATGGTAATGGACATGCAAGAGGACACTTCATTTTTCAGCTCAGATGATTTCAG GGTTGGTGTGCTGGTTAATATGGTAGAAACTCTTCAAGGGTTTGTTGACATTTATAAAGAGTTGAATTCCTTTCCTGAAATTTTCTTGCCTATTTCAATGTTGTTGCTTGAGGTAGCACAACAGGAAAACATGCCAGCAACGTTACAAGATAAATTCAAAGATGTTGCCGAGCTTATTAATAAGAAGGCCAACGAACATCATATGACGCGGAAACCCCTACAAATGCAGAAAAAGAAGCCAGTTCCCATCAAATTAGTTGCTCCAAAATTTGAGGAgaa
- the LOC118046640 gene encoding uncharacterized protein isoform X1, which produces MAKTSKRSRSSSSSSSNAKSKKKKKNSRTAPNSVAMKVSAASKDNNNSSNPFETIWSRRKFDILGKKRKGEELRIGLSRCRAIEKRKKTLLKEYEESGKSSVFLDKRIGEQNEQLGEFDKAIIRSQRERQLKNKKSKYNLSDGEEDDDFGIPNLGPLSGLDDFEDEILSDDDGDGADADGTRKKPAITRQLNAHGLPQDAVDGEENKPKTKKEVMQEVILKSKFFKAQKAKDKEENEQLMEELDKSFTSLVQSQALSSLTEPGKMNALKALVNKDIPNEHVKKDELPVIQKPETFKQKEQPDSYDKLVYEMAIDSRARPSDRTKTPEEIAQKERERLEQLEEDRKKRMLVADDSSDEENNDVEKLPRSISGDDLGDSFSLYEEPGTTKGWVDEILARKEADDSDNEDDDSSEESASANDDGDDEGSGEDDTDGGDDEHDKSTSLKDWEQSDDDNLGTDLEEDEEHGSHDDDGGEIEPISHKKPKKTEPVEPRKGDEKSLDGKKKKANREQHSTQPDIPHIIEAPKSFEEFCAILENCSNENVILVVDRIRKSNAIQLAAENRKKIQVFYGVLLQYFAVLANKKPLNIELLNFLVKPLMEMSVEIPYFSAICARQRILRTRAQFCEALKNTAENSCWPSMKTLSLLRLWSMIFPCSDFRHVVMTPVILLMSEYLMRCPILSGRDIAIGSFLCSMVLSITKQSQKFCPEAIMFLRTLLMATTERKPSSYQESQFYHLMELKELKPLLHIHDHVNEIRPLNFLMVMDMQEDTSFFSSDDFRVGVLVNMVETLQGFVDIYKELNSFPEIFLPISMLLLEVAQQENMPATLQDKFKDVAELINKKANEHHMTRKPLQMQKKKPVPIKLVAPKFEENFVKGRDYDPDRERVERRKLKKLVKREAKGAARELRKDNYFLFEVKEKDKALLEGERAENYGKARAFLQEQEHAFKSGQLGKGKGRKRRR; this is translated from the exons aTGGCAAAGACATCaaaaagaagcagaagcagcagcagcagcagcagcaatgcaaaatccaagaagaagaagaagaacagcaGAACAGCCCCAAATTCCGTTGCCATGAAAGTGAGCGCTGCATCCAAAGACAACAATAACAGCAGCAACCCTTTTGAGACAATTTGGTCCCGCCGCAAATTCGACATCCTCGGAAAGAAACGCAAAGGAGAAGAGCTCCGTATTGGGCTCTCCCGGTGCCGCGCCAttgaaaagaggaagaagactTTGTTAAAAGAGTATGAAGAGAGCGGCAAGTCTTCTGTCTTCTTGGACAAGAGAATTGGAGAGCAAAATGAACAGCTTGGAGAGTTTGATAAAGCTATCATCCGCTCCCAGCGCGAGCGCCAg ttgAAAAACAAGAAGAGCAAGTATAATTTATCagatggagaagaagatgatgattttgGAATTCCGAATCTTGGTCCACTTTCGGGACTAGATGATTTCGAGGATGAAATCTTGTCTGATGATGATGGAGATGGTGCTGACGCAGATGGAACAAGAa aGAAACCAGCCATCACAAGGCAACTTAATGCTCATGGCTTGCCGCAGGATGCAGTGGATGGGGAGGAAAAT AAACCCAAAACTAAGAAGGAAGTAATGCAGGAGGTTATTCTGAAGAGCAAGTTTTTCaag GCTCAAAAAGCTAAAGATaaggaagaaaatgaacaaTTGATGGAAGAATTGGATAAAAGCTTCACATCTTTGGTGCAGTCTCAAGCCTTGTCTTCCTTGACAGAACCAGGCAAGATGAATGCCTTGAAGGCCCTTGTCAATAAGGACATTCCTAATGAGCATGTAAAGAAGGATGAGTTACCAGTTATTCAAAAACCTGAAACTTTCAagcag AAGGAACAACCTGATTCTTATGACAAACTCGTTTACGAGATGGCGATAGATTCACGTGCACGGCCATCGGACAGGACAAAGACACCAGAAGAAATTGCCCAGAAGGAGAGAGAACGACTAGAGCAACTAGAG GAAGATCGTAAGAAACGAATGCTTGTTGCTGATGACTCCAGTGATGAAGAGAATAATGATGTTGAGAAGCTGCCAAGGTCAATATCTGGTGATGATCTTGGTgattccttttctctttatgAAGAGCCTGGGACTACAAAGGGCTGGGTTGATGAGATTCTTGCAAGAAAGGAGGCAGATGACTCTgacaatgaagatgatgattctTCTGAGGAGTCTGCAAGCGccaatgatgatggtgatgatgaaggATCTGGTGAAGACGATACtgatggtggtgatgatgaACATGATAAGTCTACATCTTTGAAGGATTGGGAGCAGAGTGATGATGACAATCTTGGCACAGATTTGGAAGAGGACGAAGAACATGGTTCTCATGATGATGATGGAGGAGAAATAGAGCCAATAAGCCACAAAAAGCCAAAGAAAACTGAACCTGTCGAGCCTAGGAAAGGGGATGAAAAATCTCtggatggaaagaaaaaaaaagcaaatcgtGAACAACATTCAACCCAACCAGACATTCCGCATATAATTGAAGCCCCGAAGAGCTTTGAAGAATTTTGTGCAATATTGGAGAATTGTTCCAATGAAAATGTTATTCTGGTAGTTGATCGAATTCGGAAAAGCAATGCAATACAGCTTGCAGCAGAAAATCGGAAGAAAATTCAA GTATTTTATGGTGTGCTATTACAGTATTTTGCTGTCTTAGCAAATAAAAAGCCCTTGAATATTGAGTTATTGAATTTTCTGGTCAAGCCACTGATGGAGATGAGTGTGGAGATTCCATACTTTTCTGCAATATGTGCTCGTCAGCGAATCTTACGAACTCGTGCACAATTTTGTGAGGCTCTAAAGAATACAG CAGAGAATAGTTGCTGGCCTTCTATGAAAACGCTCTCTCTCTTGAGGTTGTGGTCCATGATCTTTCCTTGCTCTGACTTTCGGCATGTTGTCATGACCCCAGTAATACTGTTGATGTCTGAATATCTGATGCGCTGTCCCATCTTGTCGGGGCGTGATATTGCAATTGGTTCTTTCTTATGTTCCATGGTTCTCTCT ATCACTAAACAATCTCAGAAGTTCTGTCCTGAAGCCATAATGTTTCTCCGAACTTTGCTGATGGCAACTACAGAAAGAAAACCATCTTCTTATCAGGAATCTCAG TTTTATCATCTTATGGAACTAAAAGAACTCAAGCCCTTGCTGCATATTCATGATCATGTAAACGAGATTCGTCCACTGAATTTCCTCATGGTAATGGACATGCAAGAGGACACTTCATTTTTCAGCTCAGATGATTTCAG GGTTGGTGTGCTGGTTAATATGGTAGAAACTCTTCAAGGGTTTGTTGACATTTATAAAGAGTTGAATTCCTTTCCTGAAATTTTCTTGCCTATTTCAATGTTGTTGCTTGAGGTAGCACAACAGGAAAACATGCCAGCAACGTTACAAGATAAATTCAAAGATGTTGCCGAGCTTATTAATAAGAAGGCCAACGAACATCATATGACGCGGAAACCCCTACAAATGCAGAAAAAGAAGCCAGTTCCCATCAAATTAGTTGCTCCAAAATTTGAGGAgaa